The proteins below come from a single Eriocheir sinensis breed Jianghai 21 chromosome 11, ASM2467909v1, whole genome shotgun sequence genomic window:
- the LOC126996965 gene encoding tubulin-specific chaperone C-like — MESTGSNVHASILERIQRRQEALEERSQQRRQEREEQGGLSGSAAADHFLNTFRELHTALKTRIEAAESVPSDELTEYLDDLVKGVQELQDVLNDSSRHLASFQQKKAQKAVDDASAQVQAAVATLQPKKKFGFGRKKPAGGAKSAAPPKEPSSNSALDALDGLADRQFFGFKDESGCTLTLSPEELSGRQLNLQNLVECRVEALGSPGTLQAAGLDRCTVLVGPLARSAFIKDCRHCTFVLSGQQMRIHNTQDSNLYIHVTGAAIIEGCQGVRVAPYNLSYPALDQHFLTVGLDRTINRWDQLDDFDWLNENEASPNWSVIPEGERRGDWLS, encoded by the coding sequence ATGGAGTCCACCGGAAGTAATGTTCACGCCAGCATCCTGGAGCGCATCCAGCGGAGACAGGAGGCACTTGAGGAGCGGTCCCAGCAGCGgcggcaggagagggaggagcagggcgGGCTGAGTGGCAGTGCGGCGGCCGACCACTTCCTCAACACCTTCCGGGAGCTGCACACCGCCCTAAAGACCCGGATTGAGGCCGCAGAGAGTGTCCCGTCGGATGAGCTGACAGAGTACTTGGATGACCTGGTGAAGGGTGTCCAGGAGCTGCAGGATGTGCTCAACGACTCCTCCCGGCACCTGGCGTCCTTCCAGCAGAAGAAGGCACAGAAGGCCGTGGACGATGCCTCTGCCCAGGTCCAGGCTGCCGTCGCCACGCTCCAGCCCAAGAAGAAGTTTGGGTTTGGGCGTAAAAAGCCTGCCGGGGGTGCGAAAAGTGCCGCTCCCCCGAAGGAACCCTCGTCCAACAGTGCCCTGGACGCCCTCGACGGCTTAGCTGATCGCCAGTTCTTCGGCTTCAAGGACGAGAGTGGCTGCACGCTGACGCTGTCGCCCGAGGAGTTGTCCGGCCGGCAGCTGAACCTCCAGAACCTTGTGGAGTGCCGGGTGGAGGCACTGGGCAGCCCGGGGACTCTACAGGCAGCAGGGCTAGACCGGTGCACTGTGCTGGTGGGTCCATTAGCCCGCTCAGCCTTCATCAAGGACTGCCGCCATTGTACCTTCGTGTTGTCCGGCCAGCAGATGCGCATCCACAACACCCAAGACTCAAACCTCTACATCCACGTGACGGGCGCCGCCATCATTGAGGGCTGCCAGGGCGTGCGGGTGGCCCCCTACAATCTCTCCTACCCTGCCCTGGACCAGCACTTCCTGACCGTTGGCCTCGACCGCACTATCAACCGATGGGACCAGCTGGATGACTTTGATTGGCTGAATGAAAACGAGGCGTCCCCCAACTGGTCTGTCATTCCTGAGGGTGAGCGACGCGGCGACTGGCTCTCCTGA